The following are from one region of the Paraglaciecola sp. L1A13 genome:
- a CDS encoding choice-of-anchor A family protein, whose amino-acid sequence MKYPILKIAALIFAGTCAMSTHASSGSIGTYNLILLEDYNFQGGDVEGKALIGGNLNGSGQAVEFGSRLPDTDSAIDAVTIVGDIKANHVTIQNGNNLVYGSNSSNANVNLNGSGGSATQAPQAVLDAEIDAVFAEIYNESLYYNSLSATGVFSGPGNQAELLYTGTQSVAVFNVNASDIFAQNNSLSLQQASASTVVINVAGIDITAGGGVNLNNGFSQQTATNIVWNFFEATDIDFNNLAMKGSVLAPYANTTGGASFDGAFAAVSYTGAREFHNFLFDYETPAPKPPTVLVSAPTSAALFGLAFGLLILTRRKKYQTKQA is encoded by the coding sequence ATGAAGTACCCTATTTTAAAAATTGCAGCGTTAATTTTCGCTGGAACATGCGCAATGAGCACTCACGCCTCATCAGGTTCTATCGGTACCTATAATCTTATTTTATTAGAAGATTATAACTTCCAGGGTGGAGACGTAGAAGGCAAAGCCTTAATCGGCGGTAATTTAAATGGTTCAGGTCAAGCAGTAGAATTCGGTAGTCGACTCCCCGATACAGATTCTGCCATTGATGCAGTGACAATTGTGGGTGACATCAAAGCGAATCACGTTACGATTCAAAATGGTAACAACCTTGTTTATGGCAGCAATTCAAGTAACGCCAACGTTAACCTCAATGGTAGCGGCGGGTCTGCAACGCAAGCCCCTCAAGCAGTTCTTGATGCAGAGATCGACGCGGTATTCGCAGAGATTTATAACGAAAGCCTTTACTATAATAGTTTGTCCGCTACAGGGGTTTTTTCAGGCCCAGGCAATCAGGCCGAATTGCTTTACACGGGGACACAAAGCGTCGCTGTGTTCAACGTTAATGCGTCGGATATATTCGCCCAGAATAACTCATTGAGTTTACAGCAAGCTTCAGCATCAACAGTTGTAATTAATGTGGCTGGTATTGATATTACGGCAGGTGGCGGGGTTAATCTTAACAATGGTTTCAGTCAACAAACGGCGACCAATATTGTTTGGAACTTCTTTGAAGCTACCGATATTGATTTTAATAATCTGGCGATGAAAGGCTCAGTGCTTGCACCCTATGCAAACACAACGGGAGGAGCATCGTTTGACGGTGCATTTGCTGCGGTCTCTTATACCGGAGCCCGTGAATTCCATAACTTTTTATTCGATTATGAGACCCCTGCGCCAAAGCCCCCCACTGTTCTAGTCAGTGCGCCGACTTCTGCGGCTTTGTTCGGACTGGCTTTCGGTTTGCTAATATTGACTCGTCGTAAGAAATATCAAACTAAGCAGGCGTGA
- a CDS encoding YciI family protein — MWYVVYSQDVENSLPLRKKTRSAHLARLQQLSDEGRLLVAGPCPAIDSTDPGEAGFTGSVVIADFTSLEEAQAWAAADPYMDAGVYEQVTVKPYLKVLP; from the coding sequence ATGTGGTATGTAGTGTATTCACAAGATGTCGAAAACAGCTTACCTTTGCGGAAAAAAACACGCAGTGCTCACTTAGCGCGTTTACAACAGCTTAGTGACGAAGGGCGTCTGTTAGTTGCCGGCCCCTGCCCCGCGATCGATAGTACCGACCCTGGTGAAGCGGGCTTTACAGGCTCAGTGGTGATCGCCGATTTCACAAGCTTAGAAGAAGCACAAGCTTGGGCTGCGGCCGATCCCTATATGGATGCAGGCGTATACGAACAAGTAACCGTTAAACCTTATCTTAAGGTACTGCCGTAA
- the trpA gene encoding tryptophan synthase subunit alpha codes for MSNKNDRYGDMFTRLTAKNEGAFVPFVMLGDPDIATSLEILKALAEGGADALELGIPFSDPIADGPTIQQASIRALSHHIHPSDCLNVIQQFREIYPDMPIGLLLYSNLVIKPGLEKFYNDAADAGVDSILIADVPLREADRFIEIATQTGIKQILIAPPNASDETLAEIGQKSKGYTYLLGRAGVTGAETAATIPAHELIAKLTQYKVAPPLLGFGISKPEQVKEAISAGAAGAISGSATVNIIETNLSQPEVMLSKLREFVSAMKQATKK; via the coding sequence ATGAGTAATAAAAACGATCGTTACGGTGATATGTTCACCCGTTTAACAGCAAAAAATGAAGGCGCTTTCGTACCATTCGTTATGCTCGGCGACCCTGACATCGCTACATCTTTAGAGATATTAAAAGCCTTGGCAGAAGGCGGCGCTGATGCCCTTGAATTAGGTATTCCTTTTTCTGACCCAATCGCTGATGGCCCAACGATTCAACAAGCCAGCATACGCGCGCTTAGCCATCATATACATCCAAGTGATTGTTTAAATGTTATCCAACAATTCCGTGAAATATATCCTGATATGCCTATTGGCTTATTGTTATACAGCAACTTAGTGATTAAGCCTGGTTTGGAAAAATTCTATAACGACGCGGCTGACGCTGGTGTTGATTCTATTTTGATTGCTGATGTACCACTGCGTGAAGCCGATCGATTTATTGAGATAGCAACTCAAACCGGGATCAAACAAATCCTTATTGCACCGCCTAATGCTAGTGATGAGACATTAGCTGAAATAGGTCAGAAATCAAAAGGTTATACCTATCTGCTCGGTCGTGCTGGTGTAACTGGCGCCGAAACAGCGGCGACTATTCCAGCTCACGAATTAATCGCTAAGTTAACCCAATATAAGGTTGCTCCACCACTGCTAGGCTTTGGTATATCTAAACCCGAACAGGTTAAAGAGGCGATTTCAGCTGGAGCTGCAGGTGCAATTTCGGGCTCGGCGACGGTCAATATCATCGAGACTAATTTGTCACAACCGGAAGTCATGCTAAGCAAACTTCGCGAATTCGTCAGCGCTATGAAACAAGCGACTAAAAAATAA
- the arfB gene encoding alternative ribosome rescue aminoacyl-tRNA hydrolase ArfB: MIFIKSYISLQDHEVELTAIRAQGAGGQNVNKVSSAIHLRFDIKASSLPEFYKEQLLKSNDNRITQDGVLVLKAQAHRTQEMNRQDALERLAAIVCEAAVVQKPRKATKPTKGSQLRRIDSKKKSGQRKQLRKKVEY; encoded by the coding sequence ATGATTTTTATTAAAAGCTATATTTCGCTTCAAGATCATGAGGTTGAACTGACTGCTATTCGCGCACAGGGCGCCGGCGGACAAAACGTTAATAAGGTGTCCAGTGCTATCCATTTACGTTTTGATATTAAAGCCTCATCACTGCCAGAGTTCTACAAAGAGCAACTATTAAAAAGTAACGATAATCGCATCACGCAAGATGGTGTATTGGTTCTTAAAGCGCAAGCTCATCGTACCCAAGAAATGAATCGCCAAGATGCTTTAGAACGTTTGGCTGCAATCGTGTGTGAAGCTGCTGTCGTACAAAAACCCCGTAAAGCGACAAAACCCACAAAAGGTTCTCAACTTCGAAGAATCGATAGCAAGAAAAAATCTGGTCAAAGAAAGCAACTTAGGAAGAAAGTCGAATACTAA